A window of Methylocaldum szegediense genomic DNA:
GTCTGATCGCCCCGGGATCTCCGCTCTCAGCTTCGATTTTCATCCACTGATTCGCCGTTCTCTGACGGTAATAGTTTCGATAGACGCTTGCCGCAGTCATGGTTTGCTTATCCTGATATTCAGGTTTCATTCGACATCCGCCTGTTGTTCCGCTGCTTCGATCTATCATGGGGGCTGAGGGAAGGTAATACAACTCGACCTTGCCTGCTCGTCGGTTCGTTGATGATCGCTAGGCGCGTCTTAAAACAGTTCTGACCCGAAACCATTAAGGATAATTCTGCTGCCGATAATCTCGGCTTCGAGCATCGCTCTTGAAGTTGTTTAGGAGTTATCCACTGTCAAGACTTGACAGCAGCGTGCACGAGTATCCCGTGTCTGGGGGATCCGATGTAAGTCTTTGATTTGATTTTATCGCTCCAGAAAATTGAGCATTATCAATAAGATACATCAATAAACGCGCATACCGGCCTGGGTTGCAAAGAACTTGGCCAGGTTAACGCGAAGGCTGAATCGGTCGGCATCGGCAGGTATTATCCACGGACTTATCCACAGGGTTTTCCACGGAAATTGTGGATGAGTGGCAAGTCATTCCAATCGACATCGGGCCGGTTTGCCGCAAGAAAGACGACTCGAAAACTGCTTGTCCGTTATTCGGAAACAATAAGCGAGGTTCGCCGTCTCGAATTCTACTTTGCTGTCAATCGAAGCCAAGGCTAAGAGCGGAAACGCAAGCGCCCATTGGTATGCCTCACGTGCCCGACATTAAGCACGATGTGTGTTCTCGCCGCGCGACACACCGCCGGCAACGATGTGGGCGGTGCGCAACGGCTCTGGTAAGCCGCTGTGGAGAGTATGCGCCTGGATCAATGCTTTTGTTTGTGGCATCGACAAACCGGCACGCTGCACGTAAACCCGGTCGATCGGTTCCATCGGTCCTGCCCGCTCGATGAGTCGCCACTTCCGGCGTCCTCCCGGAACATGACCGAGCAGAGCGTCGCGGATTTTTTCGAGATTCGGAAGACGCCGGGTGACCACGACTACCGGGCGGTCCAGCGCCTGATGCAGTCCATGTATATCGATGACGTTGAATCCGGCAAACGCGATACCTTGAAGCAGAATCGCCTGAATTTGCGGATAAAAGCGCGAACCGGCGATCAACCGCGTCAGTGTCGAGGTCGAGTTCGCGCCATCTCGCCGCACTTTTCCCGATAGGATCCCATCTAGACGATTGCCGGCATAGTATGCACCGATAATCATCACGTCGCCCCGATGATGGCGCTCGAAGGGCGCGTCATCGAACCCGATCACGTGGGAAAACTTGGAGGAAGCCATCGGACTTCGGAAGCGAGTGATGAGAGCCGACGACTGGGGCGGGCGTTACTCGTGCGGCGATCGGACTGCTCGTCAGCTTGTGGGTATGCCGGTTGTATTCTAAGCTCAGGCGAGATCCATTTCGTTGATCACCAGATTCCGTCCGCTGTCTTTCGCCTTACGGAGACAACGCTCCGCCCGCTGAATCAAATCTGACAGAGTGTCGCTAGGGTGCATCTCCGCTATGCCTACGCTAATCGTAACCGGGATGGCTTTGCCCTGGTATCGCAGCGGAATGCGCTCCAGCACGCTGCGCAGACGGTCAAGCGCGAATGTCGCCCCCGGCGCATTGCTCTCAGGGAACACCACGATGAACTCCTCTTCGCCGGAGCGAGAGATGATGTCCTGTGACCTAAGCAGCCCGCGCGCCGCCGCCACCACATGCAAAAGAGCCTGGTCGCCAGCGTCGCGATCATGGTTTTCATTGATCCGACTAAGTAGGTCGATGTCGATCAGACCAATGGACATCTGATCTTTCCGGCGTCGGCTTCCGCTGCGAGACATGGAGCGAGTGAGCGAGCGAGTCGAGTAGCCCCCGGAAGCCCGAGCGCCGGGTGTGAGACCGAAGGTCGACGCGATAGCGGCGGTCGTAGGTCTTACACAAGGCATCGCGACCGGGCGTCGAGTTATCTGCGAGCGGTGTCCGGACCCCTCGTTGGGTCCGGACCAGACGAGCGGGGACGGCCGGGGCGCCGAAGGCAATCACTCGTCGCCAATTTTTTGCTCCTTTTGGTGACTCGGAAGTCCCAAAAGGTTTTGCAAAAAATGGCGACGCAATCGGCGTGAACTCGCGCGTCAGCACGATGTCAAGCCCGCGCCGATTCGGTATTCCCGTAAGTGGATCGATCCGGCTCAAACTTCGGCTCTCCTTCAATTCATCCTGCATGCGTTGGAGCAACTGCTGGGCTTCCTGTAATTCGACCTGGGTATCCGCGACCCTTTGCCTCAGTTGGGCGAGCGTTTTCATGATCTCGCTAAACGCCTGTTCCACAGAGAGTTCTTGGGCGCCATAGCTTTTTTCGCTGATAAACCTCTGAAACTGGCCGTCGAATGTCCCCAACTCGGCGGCAAGACTGAAGGTCGTGTCGGTAAGAATCTGTAGGACGGAGTCGACAGCAGTGGTGACTTCCGCCTCGGGCTTGGCTTCGCACATGAAGGACTCGGGCTTTCGTCCGGTCAGTTCACCAGCGATCAGATAGTAGTGCTCGGCGTAATGATCCGGGGTTGGCGG
This region includes:
- a CDS encoding endonuclease dU; this encodes MASSKFSHVIGFDDAPFERHHRGDVMIIGAYYAGNRLDGILSGKVRRDGANSTSTLTRLIAGSRFYPQIQAILLQGIAFAGFNVIDIHGLHQALDRPVVVVTRRLPNLEKIRDALLGHVPGGRRKWRLIERAGPMEPIDRVYVQRAGLSMPQTKALIQAHTLHSGLPEPLRTAHIVAGGVSRGENTHRA
- a CDS encoding GGDEF domain-containing protein; amino-acid sequence: MSIGLIDIDLLSRINENHDRDAGDQALLHVVAAARGLLRSQDIISRSGEEEFIVVFPESNAPGATFALDRLRSVLERIPLRYQGKAIPVTISVGIAEMHPSDTLSDLIQRAERCLRKAKDSGRNLVINEMDLA
- a CDS encoding GGDEF domain-containing protein; translation: MTAEIDAPRPGAVARQALRRLTESGLPPTPDHYAEHYYLIAGELTGRKPESFMCEAKPEAEVTTAVDSVLQILTDTTFSLAAELGTFDGQFQRFISEKSYGAQELSVEQAFSEIMKTLAQLRQRVADTQVELQEAQQLLQRMQDELKESRSLSRIDPLTGIPNRRGLDIVLTREFTPIASPFFAKPFGTSESPKGAKNWRRVIAFGAPAVPARLVRTQRGVRTPLADNSTPGRDALCKTYDRRYRVDLRSHTRRSGFRGLLDSLAHSLHVSQRKPTPERSDVHWSDRHRPT